The following coding sequences lie in one Takifugu rubripes chromosome 8, fTakRub1.2, whole genome shotgun sequence genomic window:
- the LOC105416806 gene encoding zinc-binding protein A33 isoform X2 has product MAENDGHSPAAPPADSHSVLQERLSQASLDPNRDPAVQPFPRSPSLQRKMTQAAQPSQEQLSRCLEELQHENAKTAAHIQSLKKRRANLSDEQDLLESLELDLRQTRTKLDQVLQDWVHHQEQLSKHISRTQAVLNSKPEAERDGKTGRCENMRSKKAEASEQEIQLNEERLERILRFLSSISKQLKAQLRRKTLLTDMWPVQMDRQTCHGQIAVAPDGRGLSFSGSARSGPERPLQFDKVCCALGASPITAAQTYWEVDVRCCAAWAVGVAYASLERKGRNESAKLGRNRNSWCVELRNGRLSAWHNNLYVPCQEARQTRPGRVGVWVNYDKGQLMFYNADTMEVLQSFSAAVTTVFDRAHHQFTEPLYPAVRFLTPPDDQMWPNHLQLCCLTCS; this is encoded by the exons ATGGCTGAAAACGACGGACACTCCCCTGCTGCGCCCCCTGCAGACAGCCACAGTGTACTACAGGAGCGCCTCAGCCAGGCTTCACTGGACCCTAACAGAGACCCAGCTGTTCAGCCTTTTCCACGCTCCCCGAGCCTCCAGAGGAAGATGACCCAGGCCGCACAGCCTTCACAG GAGCAGCTGTCGAGATgtttggaggagctgcagcatgaGAATGCCAAGACCGCCGCCCACATCCAGTCTCTGAAGAAACGGAGGGCAAACCTGAGC GATGAGCAGGACCTCCTGGAATCCCTGGAGCTGGACCTGAGGCAGACCAGGACCAAGCTGGACCAGGTGTTACAGGACTGGGTCCATCATCAGGAGCAGCTCTCTAAACACATCAGCAGGACCCAGGCGGTGCTGAACAGCAAGCCGGAAGCCGAGCGTGATGGGAAG acggGCCGCTGTGAGAACATGAG ATCTAAGAAGGCCGAGGCGTCGGAGCAGGAAATCCAGCTGAACGAGGAGCGACTGGAAAGAATCCTGAggttcctgtcctccatctCCAAACAGCTGAAGGCTCAGCTGCGGAGGAAGACGCTGCTGACAG atATGTGGCCCGTGCAGATGGACAGACAAACGTGCCACGGCCAGATAGCGGTGGCCCCGGATGGGCGGGGCCTGTCCTTCTCAGGCTCTGCCCGGTCAGGTCCGGAGCGCCCTCTTCAGTTCGACAAAGTGTGCTGCGCGCTGGGCGCTTCTCCCATCACGGCCGCGCAGACGTACTGGGAGGTGGATGTCCGCTGCTGCGCCGCCTGGGCCGTGGGCGTCGCCTACGCCTCCCTGGAAAGGAAGGGCAGGAACGAGAGCGCCAAACTGGGGCGAAACAGGAATTCCTGGTGCGTGGAGCTTCGGAACGGCCGCCTCTCTGCTTGGCACAACAACCTATATGTGCCGTGTCAGGAGGCCCGGCAGACACGTCCAGGGAGGGTCGGAGTGTGGGTGAATTATGACAAAGGCCAGCTGATGTTTTACAACGCAGACACCATGGAGGTCCTCCAGAGCTTCTCTGCTGCCGTGACAACCGTGTTCGACAGAGCACATCACCAGTTCACGGAGCCGCTGTATCCCGCCGTGCGCTTCCTGACGCCACCAGACGACCAGATGTGGCCGAACCATCTGCAGCTGTGTtgcctcacctgctcctga
- the LOC105416806 gene encoding E3 ubiquitin-protein ligase TRIM39 isoform X1 — protein MAENDGHSPAAPPADSHSVLQERLSQASLDPNRDPAVQPFPRSPSLQRKMTQAAQPSQEQLSRCLEELQHENAKTAAHIQSLKKRRANLSKSTGAMKQRVREHFDSMRRVLEQDEQDLLESLELDLRQTRTKLDQVLQDWVHHQEQLSKHISRTQAVLNSKPEAERDGKTGRCENMRSKKAEASEQEIQLNEERLERILRFLSSISKQLKAQLRRKTLLTDMWPVQMDRQTCHGQIAVAPDGRGLSFSGSARSGPERPLQFDKVCCALGASPITAAQTYWEVDVRCCAAWAVGVAYASLERKGRNESAKLGRNRNSWCVELRNGRLSAWHNNLYVPCQEARQTRPGRVGVWVNYDKGQLMFYNADTMEVLQSFSAAVTTVFDRAHHQFTEPLYPAVRFLTPPDDQMWPNHLQLCCLTCS, from the exons ATGGCTGAAAACGACGGACACTCCCCTGCTGCGCCCCCTGCAGACAGCCACAGTGTACTACAGGAGCGCCTCAGCCAGGCTTCACTGGACCCTAACAGAGACCCAGCTGTTCAGCCTTTTCCACGCTCCCCGAGCCTCCAGAGGAAGATGACCCAGGCCGCACAGCCTTCACAG GAGCAGCTGTCGAGATgtttggaggagctgcagcatgaGAATGCCAAGACCGCCGCCCACATCCAGTCTCTGAAGAAACGGAGGGCAAACCTGAGC AAGAGCACAGGTGCCATGAAGCAGCGGGTCCGGGAGCACTTTGACAGCATGCGACGTGTCCTAGAGCAGGATGAGCAGGACCTCCTGGAATCCCTGGAGCTGGACCTGAGGCAGACCAGGACCAAGCTGGACCAGGTGTTACAGGACTGGGTCCATCATCAGGAGCAGCTCTCTAAACACATCAGCAGGACCCAGGCGGTGCTGAACAGCAAGCCGGAAGCCGAGCGTGATGGGAAG acggGCCGCTGTGAGAACATGAG ATCTAAGAAGGCCGAGGCGTCGGAGCAGGAAATCCAGCTGAACGAGGAGCGACTGGAAAGAATCCTGAggttcctgtcctccatctCCAAACAGCTGAAGGCTCAGCTGCGGAGGAAGACGCTGCTGACAG atATGTGGCCCGTGCAGATGGACAGACAAACGTGCCACGGCCAGATAGCGGTGGCCCCGGATGGGCGGGGCCTGTCCTTCTCAGGCTCTGCCCGGTCAGGTCCGGAGCGCCCTCTTCAGTTCGACAAAGTGTGCTGCGCGCTGGGCGCTTCTCCCATCACGGCCGCGCAGACGTACTGGGAGGTGGATGTCCGCTGCTGCGCCGCCTGGGCCGTGGGCGTCGCCTACGCCTCCCTGGAAAGGAAGGGCAGGAACGAGAGCGCCAAACTGGGGCGAAACAGGAATTCCTGGTGCGTGGAGCTTCGGAACGGCCGCCTCTCTGCTTGGCACAACAACCTATATGTGCCGTGTCAGGAGGCCCGGCAGACACGTCCAGGGAGGGTCGGAGTGTGGGTGAATTATGACAAAGGCCAGCTGATGTTTTACAACGCAGACACCATGGAGGTCCTCCAGAGCTTCTCTGCTGCCGTGACAACCGTGTTCGACAGAGCACATCACCAGTTCACGGAGCCGCTGTATCCCGCCGTGCGCTTCCTGACGCCACCAGACGACCAGATGTGGCCGAACCATCTGCAGCTGTGTtgcctcacctgctcctga
- the zcchc4 gene encoding rRNA N(6)-adenosine-methyltransferase ZCCHC4 yields MDNKTENDDDNAGIDVILTDDVEKGPHCVHGPTLLFEKVCRGEKGRRFYACSACRDRKDCNFFQWEDEKVSEARRLAREAENRSKRPSFSHLEYCTRFRTFVSLSLEEKRFCQDCELLLLPGEHEDHSSHASRTVTTAELRRPSMLLRPLDNKKSNAQFLFTDRSSHFLLETLAALGYRKLLCVGTPRLQELIKLRNLEHPSDPIRSLLLDMDFRYAQFYSQEEFSHYNMFNHHFFDGQAPRALLQTFLTESGGGKAVMVADPPFGGLVKPLANSFSLISRMWRKAQNSDNGIPDMPMIWIFPYFFEPRILECLPCLTMLDYQVDYDNHPLYKHGKTGRKRSPVRIFTNISPTDFVLPEEEGYRFCSVCQRFVWLLNKHCDQCNICPSKDGREWKHCSACRKCVKPSWRHCRACGRCALPDHPCGAAEGRRGCFSCGSLEHKHRACPHKDSPRLRSDTKRSVGNISRPPSLKPQTKAKSGAAHTVQKRKKR; encoded by the exons atggaTAACAAAACGGAGAACGACGACGACAATGCGGGAATAGATGTTATTCTTACCGACGATGTTGAAAAAGGCCCGCATTGTGTGCACG GTCCAACGTTGCTGTTTGAAAAGGTttgcagaggagaaaaaggcaGGAGGTTTTATGCCTGCTCAGCCTGTAGAGACAGGAAGGATTGCAACTTCTTCCAGTGGGAGGATGAAAAG GTGTCGGAGGCCCGGCGGTTGGCCAGAGAAGCAGAAAACCGCTCCAAGAGACCTTCATTCAGCCACCTTGAGTACTGCACTAG GTTCAGAAcgtttgtctccctctctctggaggagaagcggTTCTGTCAGGATTGTGAGCTTCTGCTCCTGCCTGGAGAACACGAGGACCACTCCTCCCACGCGTCCAGGACGGTCACCACTGCTGAACTGAGGAGGCCCAGTATGTTGCTGCGTCCTCTGGACAACAAGAAGAGCAACGCCCAGTTCCTGTTCACGGACCGCAGCTCCCACTTCCTGCTGGAGACCCTGGCTGCCCTGGGctacaggaagctgctgtgtgtgggcACCCCCAG ACTGCAGGAGCTGATCAAACTGCGGAACCTGGAGCATCCCAGTGATCCAatcaggagtctgctgctggacATGGACTTCAG ATACGCTCAGTTCTACAGCCAGGAGGAATTCTCCCACTACAACATGTTCAACCATCATTTCTTTGACGGACAG GCCCCCAGGGCGCTCCTGCAGACCTTCCTCACCGAGTCCGGGGGGGGGAAGGCGGTGATGGTGGCTGACCCTCCCTTCGGTGGGCTGGTGAAGCCGCTGGCCAACAGTTTCTCCCTGATTTCACGGATGTGGAGGAAAGCGCAGAATTCCG ACAACGGGATCCCTGACATGCCCATGATTTGGATCTTCCCGTATTTCTTTGAGCCTCGAATCCTGGAGTGTCTCCCCTGTCTCACCATGCTGGACTACCAG GTGGACTATGACAACCATCCTCTGTATAAACACGGGAAGACGGGCAGGAAACGCTCTCCCGTCAGGATTTTCACCAATATTTCACCCACAGACTTCGTCCTGCCCGAGGAGGAGGGCTACAG GTTTTGTTCTGTATGTCAGCGATTTGTGTGGCTCCTCAACAAACACTGTGACCAATGCAACATCTGCCCCTCAAAG GATGGCCGAGAATGGAAGCACTGCTCCGCCTGTCGCAAGTGTGTGAAGCCGT CCTGGAGACACTGCCGGGCCTGCGGCCGCTGCGCCCTGCCGGACCACCCGTGTGGGGCTGCCGAAGGGAGGCGAGGCTGCTTCAGCTGCGGCAgcctggaacacaaacacagagcgTGTCCACACAAGGACTCGCCCAG GCTTCGTTCAGACACCAAGAGATCGGTCGGGAATATTTCCCGTCCACCCTCCCTGAAGCCCCAAACAAAGGCAAAGTCTGGTGCCGCCCACACAGttcagaagagaaagaaaaggtga